A region from the Fusarium musae strain F31 chromosome 1, whole genome shotgun sequence genome encodes:
- a CDS encoding hypothetical protein (EggNog:ENOG41) produces the protein MFEVQHNHHGQEFKRFFHHGRSSMSAIEDKRAEEFRRHVWAVTMIDEDPLAGSREKKNKKNRQSIDLVRPGSNKLRSKRASTYAGSPPVTKPNDKQHKNQLKLDTAATMKDSTVTVQPVHPPSFGSPKDLSLVQENAINAFLANTESPKSTQDNFSPTAYPRPTYAVLETPLADPTNVRPNAVLNRPRKLSNNSVTTASYQNIQLVGPDSAALKKKFKMAQGIRVLMLRRILRSNPHIAEIVRTLKVPAPEIVAKGSGAAEYEDLIATLVMACPNIESLSGLSVPYDHSFKKIFHALSTRPMLRQMNWLVHASPHQRQQRIQSSTQQLGLVMPGELRPSQEAAFLAYHDNWSRLETFTVHCLPGATVTPENLLTSTLKRLPNLKHLHLCNLPPNSFDDSTLLALPPLHSLTLSHISGITSSGLSSFATQSTSLPLRKLTLRHTPLTSLAALARILSNLRNLLDFSLVQIFPPVMPENDSFALWMMPYLANNTVQSLHWDITSHATCVNAADDILARSISAGGFPALRTLRALNDPDGIFQDLCYPVERIDLPSDRFRTSEQPESSSPFTFPLSSASPMSPTRLFKSNNSPLASPRTPVSPFGDTRRPYTSLHTARLAAQTRLEAARSRPKFTVNVVDEGGTITETFSMAGFIGTAGSSIKYHLLPDRGTTDDKGGLIDVRDLDSDAGESLIGGREGCTGRWNVRDGIVADKKEKERWWHTERGRWTKVTL, from the exons ATGTTTGAGGTTCAACATAACCACCACGGACAAGAGTTCAAGCGCTTCTTTCACCATGGTCGAAGCTCAATGTCTGCCATTGAGGACAAGAGGGCAGAAGAGTTTAGGAGACATGTCTGGGCGGTTACTATGATTGATGAGGATCCGTTGGCAGGGAgtagggagaagaagaacaagaagaaccgCCAATCGATTGACCTTGT TCGTCCTGGTTCAAACAAACTGAGATCCAAGAGAGCTTCTACATATGCTGGATCACCGCCAGTAACAAAGCCTAATGACAAGCAACACAAGAACCAGCTAAAGCTTGACACTGCCGCGACTATGAAGGACTCTACAGTTACTGTCCAGCCGGTTCACCCACCATCTTTTGGCTCACCAAAAGATCTCTCTTTAGTTCAAGAAAACGCTATCAACGCTTTCCTTGCAAACACTGAGTCTCCAAAGAGCACACAAGACAACTTTTCTCCTACGGCGTATCCTCGACCAACATATGCTGTTCTCGAAACTCCCCTGGCAGATCCTACAAATGTGAGGCCAAATGCCGTCCTGAACCGTCCTCGAAAACTGTCCAACAACTCAGTTACGACTGCATC ATACCAAAATATTCAACTCGTGGGCCCGGACTCGGCAgccctcaagaagaagttcAAAATGGCACAGGGCATTCGTGTTCTCATGCTCCGGCGCATACTCCGCTCTAATCCTCACATCGCCGAAATCGTCCGCACACTTAAAGTTCCGGCCCCTGAAATTGTCGCCAAAGGCTCCGGAGCTGCCGAGTATGAGGACCTTATTGCAACGCTCGTCATGGCGTGTCCCAATATCGAGAGTCTCAGTGGATTGTCGGTTCCGTACGACCACTCCTTCAAGAAGATCTTTCATGCGTTATCAACAAGACCCATGTTAAGACAAATGAACTGGCTTGTACACGCTTCGCCTCATCAGAGACAACAGAGAATCCAATCGAGTACTCAGCAGCTTGGCTTGGTGATGCCTGGAGAACTCAGGCCTTCCCAGGAAGCTGCCTTTTTGGCATATCATGATAACTGGTCTCGCCTGGAAACGTTTACTGTGCATTGTCTCCCAGGAGCTACCGTCACGCCCGAGAACCTTCTCACATCAACACTCAAGCGTCTCCCGAACCTcaaacatcttcatctctgtAACCTACCGCCCAATAGCTTCGACGACTCAACTCTCCTTGCTCTGCCGCCCCTACACTCCTTGACGTTGTCTCACATCAGCGGTATAACCTCGAGCGGGCTATCATCATTCGCAACGCAGTCCACTAGTCTTCCTCTGCGTAAGCTTACTCTTCGACACACACCTCTCACGTCTCTCGCTGCTCTAGCGCGCATCTTGTCTAATTTGAGAAACTTGCTGGACTTTTCTCTGGTTCAGATTTTCCCACCCGTCATGCCGGAGAACGACAGCTTCGCACTATGGATGATGCCATATCTTGCAAACAACACTGTGCAGAGTCTCCATTGGGATATCACCAGCCATGCTACCTGTGTCAATGCAGCGGATGATATTCTCGCTCGCAGTATCTCTGCAGGAGGTTTCCCAGCTTTGAGGACACTCCGAGCACTCAACGACCCGGACGGCATCTTTCAGGATCTGTGCTACCCCGTCGAGAGAATCGATCTTCCTTCTGATCGATTCCGAACCTCTGAGCAACCAGAGAGCTCATCACCTTTTACATTTCCTCTAAGCTCGGCAAGCCCCATGTCTCCCACACGCCTGTTCAAATCCAACAACTCACCGCTCGCTTCTCCACGGACCCCGGTTTCTCCGTTTGGCGACACACGCCGCCCTTACACAAGCCTCCATACCGCACGGCTTGCCGCCCAAACGCGTCTCGAAGCAGCACGTTCCCGGCCAAAATTCACTGTCAACGTAGTAGATGAGGGCGGAACCATTACTGAGACTTTCTCCATGGCTGGATTCATTGGTACGGCCGGAAGCTCAATCAAGTACCACCTTCTTCCTGACAGGGGCACTACAGACGATAAAGGCGGTCTTATTGATGTGAGAGATTTGGATAGCGATGCTGGAGAGAGTCTCATCGGTGGGAGGGAAGGGTGCACTGGACGCTGGAATGTGCGTGATGGCATCGTGGCagataagaaggaaaaagaaagatggTGGCATACAGAGAGAGGTCGGTGGACCAAAGTCACTCTCTGA